A stretch of the Thermus thermophilus genome encodes the following:
- a CDS encoding electron transfer flavoprotein subunit alpha/FixB family protein, with translation MVLVVLDHDGNRLRKGSLEALTRARDLAQALGGKVAGVLLAEEKAPVEEARKYVEVLYTATLGPYTAEKWAAGVLKAAEASGAKAVVAPSSRQSRAYLGRVAYALRAGLLEDTLESRLEGGEVHATRYAYLNRVTQRVKAALPVVLTVKPNTTPLAEPLGGEAEVVALSVPEVPTVEVLERLQEEKKGVSLTEADVVVTGGRGMGSAEAFGLVEELAALLGGAVGATRAVVDAGWRPYAEQVGQTGKTVQPSLYIALGVSGAVQHLAGMNKSKYIVAVNKDPEAPIFKHADYGIVGDVHQVLPALIEAVKKLKD, from the coding sequence ATGGTGCTCGTAGTCTTGGACCACGACGGCAACCGGCTCAGGAAGGGAAGCCTCGAGGCCCTGACCCGGGCCCGGGACCTGGCCCAGGCCCTGGGGGGGAAGGTGGCCGGGGTGCTCCTCGCCGAGGAGAAGGCCCCCGTGGAGGAGGCCCGCAAATACGTGGAGGTTCTCTACACCGCCACCCTAGGCCCCTACACCGCCGAGAAGTGGGCGGCCGGGGTGCTTAAGGCCGCCGAGGCCAGTGGGGCCAAGGCGGTGGTGGCCCCCTCCTCCAGGCAGAGCCGGGCCTACTTGGGCCGGGTGGCCTACGCCCTAAGAGCGGGGCTTCTTGAGGACACCCTCGAGTCCCGCCTGGAAGGCGGCGAGGTCCACGCCACCCGCTACGCCTACCTGAACCGGGTGACCCAGAGGGTGAAGGCGGCCCTTCCCGTGGTCCTCACGGTGAAGCCCAACACCACTCCCCTCGCGGAGCCCCTTGGGGGCGAGGCCGAGGTGGTGGCCCTCAGCGTGCCCGAGGTGCCCACGGTGGAGGTCCTGGAGCGCCTCCAGGAGGAGAAGAAGGGCGTCTCCCTCACCGAGGCGGACGTGGTGGTCACAGGGGGCCGGGGCATGGGGAGCGCGGAGGCCTTTGGGCTTGTGGAGGAACTCGCCGCCCTCCTTGGGGGCGCGGTGGGGGCCACCCGGGCGGTGGTGGACGCGGGCTGGCGTCCCTACGCCGAGCAGGTGGGCCAGACGGGCAAGACCGTCCAACCCTCCCTCTACATCGCCCTGGGGGTCTCCGGGGCGGTGCAGCACCTGGCGGGGATGAACAAGAGCAAGTACATCGTGGCGGTGAACAAAGACCCCGAGGCCCCCATCTTCAAGCACGCCGACTACGGCATCGTGGGGGACGTGCACCAGGTGCTCCCTGCCCTGATTGAGGCGGTGAAAAAGCTGAAGGACTAA
- a CDS encoding acyl-CoA carboxylase subunit beta: MADNARLILDELLAELEERRKKVLLGGGEERIRKQHQQGKLTARERLDYLLDPGSFVELMPFAEHLETGLMEGIEAPADGVVTGYGTIGGRLVFVFSQDFTVLGGSLGKMHGRKIASLMDLAAKVGAPIVGLNDSAGARIQEGVDSLSGYGEVFYRNAIYSGVVPQISAILGPCAGGAVYSPAMTDFVLMSRGTSYMFITGPEVIKSVTKEEVTFEELGGADVHMEKSGVAHLEGKDDKEVLDLIKKLLSYLPQNSREKPPVLTPKDDPFRPTPELLEIVHPDARRPYNMHQVIRTLLDDGEFLEIQPRFARNIIVGLGRLGGYPVGVIANNPRFMAGALDINASDKAARFIRTMDAFNIPLLTLVDVTGFLPGVAQEHGGIIRHGAKMLFAYAEATVPKITLIARKAYGGAYLAMNSKDMGADVVLAWPTAAVAVMGAEGAANIIYRREIQSSPNPEETRRRKIEEYRRAFDNPWVAAGRGYIDDVIDPTHTRRVLYQHLRMLWEKQEERPRKKHDNIPL; encoded by the coding sequence ATGGCCGATAACGCCCGGCTCATCCTGGACGAGCTCTTGGCGGAGCTGGAAGAAAGGCGCAAAAAGGTGCTCCTAGGAGGGGGCGAGGAGCGCATAAGGAAGCAGCACCAGCAGGGCAAGCTCACCGCGAGGGAGCGCTTAGACTACCTCCTGGACCCGGGGAGTTTCGTGGAGCTCATGCCCTTCGCCGAGCACCTGGAAACCGGGCTCATGGAGGGGATAGAGGCCCCCGCGGACGGCGTGGTGACGGGCTACGGCACCATTGGGGGCCGCCTGGTCTTCGTCTTCAGCCAGGACTTCACCGTGCTGGGCGGCTCCCTGGGCAAGATGCACGGCCGCAAGATCGCGAGCCTCATGGACCTCGCGGCCAAGGTGGGGGCCCCCATCGTCGGCCTGAACGACTCCGCCGGGGCCCGGATCCAAGAGGGGGTGGACAGCCTCTCGGGCTACGGGGAGGTCTTCTACCGGAACGCCATCTACTCCGGGGTCGTCCCTCAGATCTCCGCCATCCTGGGGCCTTGCGCCGGGGGCGCGGTCTACAGCCCCGCCATGACCGACTTCGTCCTCATGAGCCGGGGCACGAGCTACATGTTCATCACCGGCCCCGAGGTGATCAAGAGCGTCACCAAGGAGGAGGTGACCTTTGAGGAGCTCGGGGGGGCCGACGTCCACATGGAGAAAAGCGGGGTGGCCCATCTGGAGGGGAAGGACGACAAGGAGGTCCTGGACCTCATCAAGAAGCTCCTTTCCTACCTCCCCCAGAACAGCCGGGAAAAGCCCCCCGTCCTCACCCCCAAGGACGACCCCTTCCGCCCCACCCCGGAGCTTCTGGAGATCGTCCACCCCGATGCCCGCCGCCCCTACAACATGCACCAGGTGATCCGCACCCTCCTGGACGACGGGGAGTTCCTGGAGATCCAGCCCCGCTTCGCCCGGAACATCATCGTGGGCCTGGGGCGGCTCGGGGGGTACCCCGTGGGGGTCATCGCCAACAACCCCCGCTTCATGGCCGGGGCCTTGGACATCAACGCCTCGGACAAGGCGGCCCGCTTCATCCGCACCATGGACGCCTTCAACATCCCCCTCCTCACCCTGGTGGACGTGACGGGCTTCCTGCCCGGCGTGGCCCAGGAGCACGGGGGGATCATCCGCCACGGGGCCAAGATGCTCTTCGCCTACGCCGAGGCCACGGTGCCCAAGATCACCCTCATCGCCCGCAAGGCCTACGGGGGGGCCTACCTCGCCATGAACTCCAAGGACATGGGGGCGGACGTGGTCCTGGCCTGGCCCACGGCGGCGGTGGCGGTGATGGGGGCGGAAGGGGCGGCGAACATCATCTACCGCAGGGAGATCCAGTCCTCCCCTAACCCCGAGGAGACCCGGAGGAGGAAGATTGAGGAGTACCGCCGGGCCTTTGACAACCCCTGGGTGGCGGCGGGGCGGGGCTACATTGACGACGTCATTGACCCCACCCACACCCGGCGCGTCCTCTACCAGCACCTAAGGATGCTCTGGGAGAAGCAGGAGGAGAGGCCCAGGAAGAAGCACGACAACATCCCCCTGTAG
- a CDS encoding acyl-CoA dehydrogenase family protein: MPIDFSLTEEQRQLQALARRFAKEVILPVAREYDEKEEVPWPVIEKLHEVGLLNAIIPEEYGGMGLKMLDEVIVGEELAYACMGIYTIPMASDLGITPVLLAGTEEQKERFLRPLTKKPALAAFALSEPGNGSDAAALKTRAIRQGDHYILNGTKMWISNGGEAEWVVVFATVNPELRHKGVVALVVERGTPGFKAVKIHGKMGQRASGTYELIFEDVKVPVENRLGEEGEGFKIAMQTLNKTRIPVAAGSVGVARRALDEARKYAKEREAFGQPIANFQAIQFKLADMLIGIETARMYTYYAAWLADQGLPHAHASAIAKAYASEIAFEAANQAIQIHGGYGYVREFPVEKLLRDVKLNQIYEGTNEIQRLIIARHVLAE, encoded by the coding sequence ATGCCCATAGACTTCAGCCTCACGGAGGAGCAAAGGCAGCTCCAGGCCCTGGCCCGGCGCTTCGCCAAGGAGGTCATCCTCCCCGTGGCCCGGGAGTACGACGAGAAGGAGGAGGTCCCCTGGCCCGTGATTGAGAAGCTCCACGAGGTGGGCCTCCTGAACGCCATCATCCCCGAGGAGTACGGGGGGATGGGGCTCAAGATGCTGGACGAGGTCATCGTGGGGGAGGAGCTGGCCTACGCCTGCATGGGCATCTACACCATCCCCATGGCGAGCGACCTGGGCATCACCCCGGTGCTCCTCGCAGGGACGGAGGAGCAGAAGGAGCGCTTCCTGAGGCCCCTCACAAAGAAGCCCGCCCTCGCCGCCTTCGCCTTAAGCGAGCCCGGAAACGGCTCCGACGCCGCCGCCTTAAAGACCCGGGCCATCCGCCAAGGCGACCACTACATCCTGAACGGCACCAAGATGTGGATCTCTAACGGCGGCGAGGCGGAGTGGGTGGTGGTCTTCGCCACGGTGAACCCCGAGCTACGCCACAAAGGGGTGGTGGCCCTGGTGGTGGAGCGGGGCACCCCCGGCTTCAAGGCCGTCAAGATCCACGGGAAGATGGGGCAAAGGGCCTCGGGCACCTACGAGCTCATTTTTGAGGACGTGAAGGTGCCGGTGGAAAACCGCCTGGGGGAGGAGGGGGAGGGCTTTAAGATCGCCATGCAGACCCTGAACAAGACCCGGATCCCCGTGGCCGCGGGAAGCGTGGGGGTGGCGAGGCGGGCCCTGGACGAGGCCAGGAAGTACGCCAAGGAGCGGGAGGCCTTCGGCCAGCCCATCGCCAACTTCCAGGCCATCCAGTTCAAGCTCGCCGACATGCTCATCGGCATTGAAACCGCCCGCATGTACACCTACTACGCCGCCTGGCTCGCGGACCAGGGCCTTCCCCACGCCCACGCCAGCGCCATCGCCAAGGCCTACGCTTCCGAGATCGCCTTTGAGGCGGCCAACCAGGCCATCCAGATCCACGGCGGCTACGGCTACGTGCGGGAGTTCCCCGTGGAAAAACTCCTCAGGGACGTGAAGCTCAACCAGATCTACGAGGGGACCAACGAGATCCAGAGGCTCATCATCGCCAGGCACGTCCTGGCGGAGTGA
- a CDS encoding electron transfer flavoprotein subunit beta/FixA family protein, whose amino-acid sequence MKFVAVIRQVPDGESRLRVQGDRVDLSGATMILDQMDEYAVEEALRLKEKHGGEAVVVGFGPERTEEAIRTALAMGMDRGVHVVYEGFADPVAVAEALVEVLKEEAPTLVLTGGQQADWDSQALGGALAEALGVPVVAWTTALELEGDTAKAKHDLDEGAEWVRVRLPAVFTTQQGLNEPRYPTLPGIMKAKKKEIRKVQARLTPKVTLISEEIQEKSRLGKILDGKDPVAAAEELVRLLHEEAKVI is encoded by the coding sequence ATGAAGTTCGTGGCGGTGATCCGGCAGGTGCCCGACGGCGAGAGCAGGCTCAGGGTCCAGGGGGACCGCGTGGACCTCTCCGGGGCCACGATGATCCTGGACCAGATGGACGAGTACGCGGTGGAGGAGGCCCTCCGCCTCAAGGAGAAGCACGGCGGGGAGGCGGTGGTGGTGGGCTTCGGCCCCGAGCGCACCGAGGAGGCCATCCGCACCGCCTTGGCCATGGGGATGGACCGGGGGGTGCACGTGGTCTACGAGGGCTTTGCCGACCCCGTGGCCGTGGCCGAGGCCCTGGTGGAGGTGCTCAAGGAGGAAGCCCCCACCCTGGTCCTCACCGGGGGGCAGCAGGCGGACTGGGACAGCCAAGCCCTGGGGGGGGCCCTGGCGGAGGCCCTAGGGGTGCCGGTGGTGGCCTGGACCACCGCCCTCGAGCTGGAAGGGGACACGGCCAAGGCCAAGCACGACCTAGACGAGGGGGCGGAGTGGGTTAGGGTGCGGCTTCCCGCCGTCTTCACCACGCAGCAGGGCCTGAACGAGCCCCGCTACCCCACCCTGCCCGGGATCATGAAGGCCAAAAAGAAGGAGATCCGGAAGGTGCAGGCGCGCCTTACCCCCAAGGTCACCCTGATTTCCGAGGAGATCCAGGAGAAGTCCAGGCTCGGCAAGATCCTGGACGGCAAGGACCCCGTGGCGGCGGCGGAAGAGCTCGTGCGGCTCCTCCACGAGGAGGCCAAGGTCATCTAG